One genomic region from Betaproteobacteria bacterium encodes:
- a CDS encoding aminotransferase class III-fold pyridoxal phosphate-dependent enzyme yields MISRRFRVTPDEEVLKDEAKYCSFGDTVHYLEPPKIFARCEGSFLYDTEDRPYLDLQMWYSACNFGYANPRLNAALKKQIDTLPQLASQYVHKEKVDLAKRIAQQVEKTWDMKGRVHFNVGGSQSIEDALKLVRNASAGKSLMFAFEGGYHGRTLGASAITSSYRYRRRYGHFGERAQFVPFPYCFRCPYGKKREDCGLYCVDQFARLFDTEYYGVWDAKAGAAEFAAFFVEAIQGTGGYVVPPPGYFEKLKQILEARKILLVDDEIQMGFYRAGKFWAIENFGVKPDVIVFGKALTNGLNPIAGLWAREELINPELFPPGSTHSTFSSNPLGTAVALETLKLMSETDYETLTREKGAYLLENLRDLKRRYRIIGDVDGMGMALRIEICADDGFTPDKAIVDRMVDEAMKADLDVGGKRYGLVLDIGGYHKNVITLAPSLDITYEEIDLAMQLLDQLFQRVTRGRAA; encoded by the coding sequence ATGATTTCACGGAGATTTCGAGTGACGCCTGACGAGGAAGTCCTAAAAGACGAAGCCAAATACTGCTCGTTTGGCGATACGGTCCACTACCTGGAACCCCCAAAGATCTTTGCGCGTTGCGAGGGTTCGTTTCTCTACGACACCGAGGATCGTCCTTATCTCGATCTGCAGATGTGGTATTCGGCCTGCAATTTTGGTTATGCGAATCCAAGACTGAACGCAGCCCTGAAGAAGCAAATCGATACGCTTCCTCAACTGGCCAGCCAGTACGTCCACAAGGAAAAGGTGGATCTGGCAAAAAGGATCGCACAGCAAGTCGAAAAGACCTGGGACATGAAAGGCCGCGTCCACTTCAATGTCGGCGGATCGCAGTCGATCGAAGATGCACTCAAGTTGGTTCGAAACGCTTCCGCCGGGAAGAGCTTGATGTTCGCCTTCGAAGGCGGCTACCACGGCCGCACGTTGGGTGCTTCCGCGATTACTTCGTCTTATCGCTACCGCAGACGGTACGGACATTTCGGCGAACGCGCGCAGTTTGTGCCGTTTCCATACTGCTTTCGCTGCCCGTACGGGAAAAAGCGCGAAGACTGCGGCCTTTACTGTGTAGACCAGTTCGCCAGATTGTTTGACACCGAGTATTACGGCGTATGGGATGCGAAAGCGGGTGCGGCGGAATTTGCTGCTTTTTTTGTGGAAGCAATTCAGGGCACGGGTGGTTACGTCGTTCCGCCGCCGGGTTACTTTGAAAAGCTCAAGCAAATACTGGAGGCGCGCAAGATACTGCTCGTCGACGACGAAATTCAAATGGGCTTCTATCGCGCCGGAAAATTCTGGGCGATTGAAAACTTCGGCGTAAAGCCGGATGTAATTGTTTTCGGCAAAGCGCTTACAAACGGCCTCAATCCGATCGCCGGTCTTTGGGCACGCGAGGAACTCATCAACCCAGAACTGTTTCCACCGGGTTCGACGCACTCGACATTCTCGTCTAACCCGCTCGGCACCGCCGTGGCCCTCGAAACCCTGAAGCTCATGTCGGAGACGGACTACGAAACACTAACCCGAGAGAAAGGCGCATATCTGCTCGAAAATTTGCGCGATTTGAAACGCCGCTACCGGATCATCGGCGACGTCGACGGGATGGGCATGGCTCTGCGGATAGAAATCTGCGCCGACGACGGCTTCACACCGGACAAGGCGATCGTCGATCGCATGGTTGACGAAGCGATGAAAGCCGATCTCGACGTCGGCGGCAAGCGTTACGGACTCGTGCTCGACATAGGCGGCTATCACAAGAATGTCATTACGCTCGCGCCTTCTCTGGACATCACTTACGAGGAGATCGATCTGGCCATGCAGCTTCTCGACCAGTTGTTTCAACGGGTGACGCGAGGCCGGGCCGCCTGA
- a CDS encoding MtnX-like HAD-IB family phosphatase, producing MDVNIICDFDGTIALEDVTDSLLERFADESWKDVEAQWLAGQIGSRDCMARQVSLIQADYESLNHYLDTVEIDPSFSSFVDWCKGFDEINLHVVSDGIDYAIKRILGNNKFSNLRVKANALVTLPGNRYRLEFPHSKPDCNVQAGTCKCAIAPTRGEKARRDSFTLLIGDGLSDVCLASRADFVFAKDRLLEYCTTNAIPYLPFSSFLDVKRQLLPVLAALNTTLVFNNDFTEISSDA from the coding sequence ATGGATGTGAATATCATCTGTGACTTTGATGGCACCATCGCGTTAGAAGATGTCACAGACAGCCTGCTTGAACGCTTCGCGGACGAGTCGTGGAAAGACGTTGAAGCGCAATGGTTGGCCGGCCAGATAGGATCGCGCGATTGCATGGCGCGCCAAGTCTCCCTTATCCAAGCGGACTATGAGAGCCTCAATCATTATCTTGATACGGTCGAAATCGATCCGTCGTTCTCGTCTTTTGTCGACTGGTGCAAAGGATTCGATGAAATCAATTTGCATGTCGTGAGCGACGGGATTGACTACGCCATCAAGCGCATTCTGGGGAACAACAAATTTTCCAACCTGCGCGTGAAGGCCAACGCGCTGGTGACGCTCCCCGGCAACCGCTATCGCCTGGAATTTCCGCATTCGAAGCCGGATTGCAATGTCCAGGCCGGTACCTGCAAATGTGCGATCGCGCCAACTCGAGGCGAGAAAGCGCGTCGTGATAGTTTCACGCTTCTCATCGGTGACGGTTTATCCGATGTTTGTCTTGCATCACGCGCGGACTTCGTATTCGCAAAGGATCGGTTGCTCGAATACTGTACGACGAACGCGATTCCCTATTTGCCCTTTTCCTCGTTTCTGGATGTCAAGCGTCAGCTCTTACCGGTACTTGCCGCGCTAAATACAACCTTAGTTTTTAACAATGATTTCACGGAGATTTCGAGTGACGCCTGA
- a CDS encoding zinc-dependent metalloprotease: MRTIVLVIAVLAALFCRTAFGAAMAVVSSCAPGKEPTKQTLVGMLTVHVICDRVIFEIPLRGLNRDILVNTEFAALSTGSDFVAPGSVVDNRVVRLIRLGNKIFLEDVRYEILAREQPNLQRGVEAASLRTVIRVFDIIGEGSGGEAQIDVTSVFTSEVPAGFALDLMRHFHMRAVDPKRSYVQAVTAFPGSIDVRFYQTWMADPAELRGATDNEDRPATLGFIFHASILALPQTPMRGRYADDRVGYFTVPFDDYGTGEHGRVRRAYIQRYRLEKKDPSAEVSEPVKPIVFYLSQEVPDRWRPYIKRGIEDWQKVFENAGFRNAILARDAPTSQEDPNWDPEDVRYNVVRWTPSGRQNAMGPAVIDPRSGEVISSHAIFWHDVLRLAETWYFTQVGPLDPRAQKLPLPEEITGEMLRYIVSHEIGHALGLRHNFKGHSAYTVAQLRSREWTEKWGNSASIMDYSRLNYVAQPEDNAYLLPKIGPYDYFAIEWGYKPFMQIAVVDGKRVTQFMGSDTEWSRLDQLAARQVTEPMLRFGGEDESAAVDPQVNTNVVGSDPIEAADLGLKNIDRVMPMLIPGTTQLGGSYARMAEMYETLITQRHRELLAVAKLPGGVEETRYQAGRGSPPPFQAVPATRQRAAVKFLLDRAFLTPGPLLDRDVLYRMAPYGGANALQGSNVQLLRKLIDAGVFERMAEARELDPATKGYTGIDMLYDLNDGLFRELGAPAPVIEMYRRNLQRNYVLLLLVAAGAEKDPQAASNAIDSRNVDSSPLSMQARHLSSQRAAYSSLSEVAQQYRKDGHPSEFRAALRLGAVDLHSKVDGAIGRVKHPATLALLRELKAQLERMP, from the coding sequence ATGCGAACAATTGTCCTTGTCATTGCGGTCCTTGCCGCACTTTTTTGCCGGACCGCGTTCGGTGCCGCAATGGCGGTCGTCTCATCCTGTGCGCCCGGCAAGGAGCCGACCAAGCAGACGCTGGTGGGAATGCTTACCGTGCACGTGATCTGCGATCGCGTGATATTCGAGATCCCGCTCCGCGGACTCAACCGCGACATTCTCGTAAATACCGAGTTTGCGGCGCTTTCGACGGGCAGTGACTTTGTTGCGCCGGGCTCGGTTGTGGACAACCGCGTTGTCAGGCTTATCAGACTGGGCAACAAGATTTTTCTCGAGGACGTGCGCTATGAAATTCTGGCGCGGGAACAGCCCAACCTGCAGCGCGGCGTCGAGGCGGCCTCACTGCGCACCGTGATCAGGGTTTTCGACATCATCGGCGAGGGCTCTGGAGGTGAAGCACAGATCGACGTGACCAGTGTATTTACCAGCGAGGTCCCGGCAGGTTTCGCGCTCGATCTGATGCGCCACTTCCACATGCGCGCGGTCGATCCGAAACGCTCTTACGTCCAAGCGGTTACGGCTTTCCCCGGAAGCATCGACGTACGCTTCTATCAAACCTGGATGGCGGACCCGGCGGAACTGCGCGGGGCGACCGACAATGAAGATCGCCCGGCCACGCTCGGTTTCATTTTTCACGCGAGCATCCTGGCGCTGCCGCAGACGCCGATGCGCGGGCGCTATGCGGATGACCGGGTGGGTTATTTCACCGTGCCTTTTGACGACTATGGCACCGGGGAACACGGCAGGGTGCGCCGCGCGTACATCCAGCGCTACCGGCTGGAAAAAAAGGACCCATCGGCGGAAGTGTCCGAACCGGTGAAGCCGATCGTATTCTATTTGAGCCAGGAAGTTCCCGACCGGTGGCGCCCGTACATCAAGCGCGGAATCGAGGATTGGCAGAAAGTGTTCGAGAACGCGGGGTTCCGCAACGCCATCCTCGCACGGGACGCGCCGACTTCGCAGGAAGACCCGAATTGGGACCCGGAGGACGTGCGCTACAACGTGGTGCGATGGACACCGAGTGGCCGCCAGAACGCGATGGGACCGGCGGTGATCGACCCGCGCAGTGGCGAGGTGATTTCCTCGCACGCGATCTTCTGGCACGACGTGCTGCGCCTCGCCGAGACCTGGTATTTCACCCAGGTCGGGCCGCTGGACCCGCGCGCGCAGAAACTGCCATTGCCGGAAGAAATAACCGGCGAGATGCTGCGCTATATCGTTTCTCACGAAATCGGCCACGCGCTCGGCCTGCGTCACAACTTCAAGGGCCATTCGGCCTATACGGTTGCGCAACTGCGCAGCCGAGAGTGGACCGAGAAATGGGGCAACTCGGCTTCGATCATGGACTATTCGAGGCTCAACTATGTGGCCCAGCCGGAAGACAACGCCTACCTGTTGCCGAAAATCGGTCCTTACGACTATTTTGCAATCGAATGGGGATACAAGCCGTTCATGCAGATCGCGGTCGTCGATGGCAAGCGTGTCACCCAGTTCATGGGCAGCGACACCGAGTGGAGCCGGCTCGACCAATTGGCCGCGCGCCAGGTCACGGAGCCGATGCTGCGCTTCGGGGGTGAGGACGAATCGGCCGCGGTGGATCCGCAGGTCAATACCAACGTGGTAGGCAGCGATCCGATCGAGGCGGCCGACCTTGGGCTGAAGAACATCGACCGGGTGATGCCGATGCTCATTCCCGGCACGACGCAACTGGGCGGCAGCTACGCACGCATGGCCGAGATGTACGAAACGTTAATCACACAACGCCATCGAGAACTGCTGGCGGTAGCCAAACTTCCGGGCGGCGTGGAGGAGACGCGTTATCAGGCCGGGCGCGGCTCGCCGCCGCCGTTCCAAGCGGTTCCGGCGACGCGTCAGCGTGCTGCGGTGAAGTTCCTGCTCGATCGCGCCTTTCTCACGCCGGGCCCGTTGCTGGATCGTGACGTCTTGTATCGCATGGCGCCTTATGGAGGCGCCAATGCACTGCAGGGCTCCAACGTGCAGTTGCTGCGCAAACTCATCGATGCGGGGGTGTTCGAGCGCATGGCAGAAGCACGGGAGCTGGACCCCGCCACGAAGGGCTATACCGGCATCGACATGCTCTACGACCTGAATGACGGACTGTTCCGCGAACTGGGGGCGCCTGCCCCGGTCATCGAAATGTACCGCCGCAACCTGCAGCGCAATTACGTTCTGCTGTTGCTGGTGGCGGCTGGAGCCGAGAAGGATCCTCAGGCGGCCTCGAACGCGATCGACTCGCGCAACGTCGATTCCAGTCCGCTGAGCATGCAGGCACGCCATCTGTCGAGCCAGCGAGCCGCCTATTCGTCCCTTTCCGAGGTGGCGCAGCAATACCGGAAGGACGGTCATCCCAGCGAGTTTCGCGCCGCGTTGCGGCTCGGCGCGGTAGACCTGCACTCCAAGGTCGACGGGGCAATCGGCCGGGTGAAGCATCCGGCGACGCTGGCGCTGCTGCGCGAGCTCAAAGCGCAACTGGAACGCATGCCCTGA
- a CDS encoding cyclic nucleotide-binding domain-containing protein, which produces MTDQAPDYSKLLECLAGRLPAFRQALLELGRADLERVELAAGEVLLRKGEKANALYVLVAGSLRATTVQNDGRELTLSEFGPGEMAGEMAILAGGGVYSATVSAAEHAVLVRVPREAFERIAKSAPNAVREMAGGIRRRLARDQLAIGLPRLFGPLDETMLKFVEEQVDWVRLHAGETLFAAGDKGEELYFVLGGRLRAVAGDGRVLSEMTRGESIGEIALLTGESRTASVVAVRDSDLVRVSRRAFDEIVAKYPAVMQTIARIVVQRLRAKEQGGAAARTGKCIAVLAAGAGNATVDFTERLARALERIGPTLHLSAQRLDALLNRPGIAAAEDEDAAGIRLTAWLDEQESHNRFLIYETDGTLSLWTRRCLRQADEILLVADAGSDPVPGTVEKTLLAAKDGISKARQSLVLLHPDGSRLPSGTSRWFANRNVQRNFHVRLDTENDFRRVARCLGDAAIGLVLGGGGARGLAHIGVVRALREAGVPIDMIGGTSVGAVMASLVAMDQDWDQMLETNREAWLRNKPHKEYSLPFISLIRSRRLDSMARKIWGEIEIEDLWISFFCVSCNLSTAATVIHERGPLWKAIRASASLPGVFVPVLSDGNILVDGGLVNNLPGDVMRERACRTLIVVDVGSEHEFTFKLPEFPSPWQFLRSRILPFAARIEVPNIVDVLIRTTDVSSSQKTRDVKRNADVCLRPPIDAYGVLQFELLDEIAEVGYRYAKAKMEELRGEKSLAGMFQAV; this is translated from the coding sequence ATGACCGACCAAGCGCCAGACTATTCCAAACTGCTCGAATGCCTTGCGGGCCGGCTGCCGGCGTTCCGGCAGGCATTGCTCGAACTGGGCAGGGCCGACCTCGAGCGAGTGGAACTGGCGGCAGGCGAGGTGCTCCTGCGCAAGGGTGAAAAGGCGAATGCGCTATACGTGCTTGTTGCCGGATCGCTTCGGGCCACGACCGTGCAGAACGATGGCCGCGAACTTACCCTGTCCGAATTCGGACCCGGCGAGATGGCTGGCGAGATGGCGATCCTGGCAGGCGGCGGCGTTTACAGCGCGACGGTCTCCGCGGCTGAACACGCCGTGCTCGTCAGGGTGCCGCGGGAGGCTTTCGAACGGATTGCCAAGTCAGCCCCGAACGCCGTCCGCGAAATGGCCGGGGGCATACGCAGACGCCTCGCCCGCGATCAGCTCGCGATCGGCCTGCCGCGGCTGTTCGGACCGCTCGACGAAACCATGCTCAAGTTTGTCGAGGAGCAGGTGGACTGGGTAAGGCTGCACGCCGGCGAAACTCTGTTCGCCGCGGGGGACAAGGGCGAGGAGCTTTATTTCGTGCTCGGCGGGCGCCTGCGGGCTGTGGCCGGCGACGGCCGGGTGCTCAGCGAAATGACCCGCGGTGAGAGCATCGGCGAGATCGCGTTACTGACCGGAGAGTCGCGCACGGCGAGTGTGGTTGCCGTGCGCGACAGCGACCTGGTGCGTGTGTCGCGGCGGGCATTCGACGAAATCGTCGCGAAGTATCCAGCGGTGATGCAGACCATCGCCCGCATCGTGGTGCAGCGCCTAAGGGCGAAGGAACAGGGAGGCGCCGCCGCAAGAACGGGAAAGTGCATCGCGGTGCTCGCGGCGGGCGCCGGGAATGCGACCGTGGACTTTACCGAGCGACTGGCGAGGGCGCTCGAACGCATCGGCCCCACGCTGCATTTGTCGGCGCAGCGGCTCGACGCGCTGCTGAATCGGCCCGGAATCGCCGCAGCCGAAGATGAAGATGCGGCCGGCATCCGCCTGACGGCATGGCTCGACGAACAAGAATCGCATAACCGGTTTCTCATTTACGAAACCGATGGCACCCTCTCTCTCTGGACACGGCGTTGCCTCCGCCAGGCGGATGAAATTCTGCTGGTGGCGGACGCCGGTTCGGATCCTGTGCCCGGCACTGTAGAGAAGACCCTTCTGGCTGCCAAGGACGGCATCTCGAAAGCCCGGCAAAGCCTGGTTCTGTTGCATCCCGACGGCAGCCGTTTGCCGTCGGGGACTTCGCGTTGGTTCGCGAACCGCAATGTCCAGCGCAATTTCCACGTCCGTCTCGACACGGAAAACGATTTCAGGCGCGTGGCGCGCTGCCTGGGGGATGCCGCAATCGGACTCGTTCTCGGCGGCGGCGGCGCGCGCGGCTTGGCGCATATCGGCGTGGTTCGCGCGCTGCGCGAAGCAGGAGTGCCGATCGACATGATCGGCGGCACCAGCGTGGGGGCGGTCATGGCTTCGCTGGTGGCGATGGACCAGGACTGGGATCAGATGCTGGAGACCAACCGGGAGGCGTGGCTACGCAATAAACCGCACAAGGAATACTCGCTGCCGTTCATCTCGCTAATCCGCAGCCGGCGGCTCGACAGCATGGCGAGAAAAATCTGGGGCGAGATCGAGATCGAAGACCTGTGGATCAGCTTTTTCTGTGTCTCCTGCAACCTCTCCACCGCCGCCACGGTAATCCACGAGCGTGGACCCTTGTGGAAGGCCATCCGCGCCAGTGCCTCCTTGCCCGGCGTCTTCGTGCCGGTCCTGAGCGACGGCAATATCCTGGTGGATGGAGGGCTGGTCAACAACCTGCCCGGGGACGTCATGCGCGAGCGAGCCTGCAGGACGCTGATCGTGGTCGATGTCGGATCGGAGCACGAATTCACCTTCAAACTGCCTGAGTTTCCTTCGCCCTGGCAGTTTCTTCGCAGCCGTATTCTGCCGTTCGCAGCGCGAATCGAAGTCCCGAACATCGTCGACGTGCTCATCCGTACGACCGATGTCAGCAGCAGCCAGAAGACGCGCGACGTCAAGAGAAACGCCGACGTCTGCCTCCGACCCCCGATCGACGCCTACGGCGTCCTACAGTTCGAGTTGCTCGACGAGATTGCCGAGGTGGGCTATCGCTACGCTAAAGCGAAGATGGAAGAATTGCGGGGAGAGAAATCGCTGGCGGGAATGTTCCAGGCGGTGTAA